One segment of Aquimarina sp. BL5 DNA contains the following:
- a CDS encoding ABC transporter substrate-binding protein encodes MKNYIILLLLVASILSCKQEKKVVIPISVEKLEDQKIDYATGFTIQNHKTYKEISITSPWPDAKSTFTYILHPKGSEKPTINGKASFIEVPVDKTVVTSTTDIPMLEYLGLENKLIGFPHCDYISSEKTRTLVDNGTIIELGNNGHLNTELTLELAPELIIGYSATGDIKTYDLLEKTGIPVVMNGSWMEQHPLGRAEWIKFVGAFYNKEQQADSIFKKIEKDYNDAATLANNATTTPTVLSGNMFKDVWHVPGGDSYVAKFLKDANTNYLWAETKKTGSIGLNFESVLEKAQNAQFWIGSGSSTSLEELKGKNNRYTFFEAFKNKTVYSSTLKTGAKGGLMYYELGPMRPDLILKDIIQIAHPELLTDYEPYFFEKLN; translated from the coding sequence ATGAAGAATTATATAATTCTATTATTACTAGTTGCTTCTATTCTATCCTGTAAACAAGAGAAGAAAGTAGTTATTCCTATAAGTGTTGAGAAACTTGAAGATCAAAAGATTGACTACGCTACTGGTTTTACTATTCAAAATCATAAAACTTATAAAGAAATTAGCATTACATCCCCTTGGCCTGATGCTAAAAGTACTTTCACATATATTTTACATCCTAAAGGATCAGAAAAACCAACTATAAACGGTAAGGCTTCTTTTATAGAAGTCCCGGTAGATAAAACTGTGGTTACTTCTACCACTGATATACCTATGTTAGAGTATCTGGGATTAGAAAACAAACTCATCGGTTTTCCTCATTGTGATTATATTTCTTCAGAAAAAACCAGAACTTTGGTTGATAATGGAACCATTATAGAATTAGGAAATAATGGTCATTTAAACACAGAACTTACGCTAGAACTAGCGCCAGAGCTAATTATTGGATATTCTGCTACAGGAGATATAAAAACATATGATCTTCTTGAAAAAACAGGAATTCCGGTAGTTATGAATGGTTCTTGGATGGAGCAGCATCCATTAGGGCGTGCCGAGTGGATAAAATTTGTTGGTGCTTTTTATAATAAAGAACAACAAGCGGATAGTATTTTTAAAAAAATTGAGAAAGACTATAACGATGCTGCTACCTTAGCTAACAATGCTACAACAACCCCTACTGTTTTATCAGGTAATATGTTTAAAGATGTTTGGCATGTACCCGGAGGAGATAGTTATGTTGCTAAATTTTTAAAAGATGCCAACACAAATTATTTATGGGCAGAAACTAAAAAAACAGGAAGTATTGGATTAAATTTTGAAAGTGTATTAGAAAAAGCTCAAAATGCCCAATTTTGGATTGGTTCAGGGTCTTCTACGTCACTAGAGGAACTAAAAGGAAAGAACAATCGATATACCTTTTTTGAAGCATTTAAAAATAAAACCGTATATTCTTCAACATTAAAAACTGGTGCAAAGGGTGGGTTGATGTACTATGAATTAGGTCCCATGCGTCCGGATTTGATTCTTAAAGATATCATCCAAATTGCACATCCCGAACTATTAACAGATTACGAACCTTATTTTTTCGAAAAACTAAACTAG
- a CDS encoding diphthine--ammonia ligase, protein MSFLCSWSGGKDSCYAMHMALDKGYKPSVLLNVLNEYGDRSRSHGIPKVILETQADSMKLPIHFFESTWNDYEKLYIKNLKSLTNMYNLKSAVFGDIDIQSHREWEEKVSMAAGLKAILPIWQQSRKQLVLDMIDYGIEAIIVSCNKTLGPDFLGRTIDQELIKDLEALDVDACGENGEYHTLVTNAPLFSQRLNVQVIGKETSSNYNFASLRID, encoded by the coding sequence ATGTCATTTTTATGTTCTTGGAGTGGGGGAAAAGATAGTTGTTATGCTATGCATATGGCTTTGGATAAAGGGTATAAACCTTCTGTTTTATTAAACGTGTTAAATGAATACGGAGATCGGTCTCGTTCTCACGGAATACCGAAAGTTATACTGGAAACTCAGGCAGATTCTATGAAATTACCAATTCACTTTTTTGAAAGTACCTGGAATGATTATGAAAAATTATACATTAAGAATTTAAAATCATTAACCAATATGTATAATTTGAAATCTGCTGTATTTGGAGATATCGATATTCAGTCACATAGAGAATGGGAAGAAAAAGTGTCTATGGCAGCTGGTCTAAAGGCGATACTACCTATCTGGCAACAATCCAGAAAACAATTGGTATTGGATATGATTGATTATGGGATTGAAGCCATCATAGTTTCCTGCAATAAAACCTTAGGACCGGATTTCTTGGGAAGAACAATTGATCAGGAGCTTATTAAAGATTTAGAAGCGCTAGATGTAGATGCTTGTGGAGAAAATGGAGAATATCATACATTGGTAACAAATGCTCCGCTTTTTTCGCAACGATTAAATGTCCAAGTAATTGGTAAGGAAACATCCTCTAACTACAATTTTGCTTCGCTAAGGATTGATTAG
- a CDS encoding iron ABC transporter permease, which produces MTPNKSYKSVFIVIIIVLLLCFVTNISLGSVLIPWLDTIKSLVGATVEKESWRHIIIDYRLPKAITAIIVGSGLGVSGLLMQTLFRNPLAGPFVLGISSGASLGVALLILGSALIGGSTALFLVSNWGLVIAASMGSVLVLFMVMLVSSRVRDTMAILIIGLMFGSITAAIVSVLSYFAPAEQLQRYVFWGFGSLGNLSWTDLLIFSVIAIIGMILAIFAIKPLNTLLLGENYARSLGLNIKKSRLLIILATGLLAGSITAFAGPIAFIGLAVPHLTRQLFHTSDHKTLIPAVILFGSIIMLVCDTISQLPGTEYTLPINAITSLIGAPVVIWLLVRKRKMLF; this is translated from the coding sequence TTGACCCCAAACAAATCATATAAAAGTGTATTTATCGTCATTATCATAGTATTGTTACTATGTTTTGTTACGAACATTAGTTTAGGATCTGTACTTATTCCTTGGCTTGATACCATAAAAAGTTTAGTTGGAGCCACTGTCGAAAAAGAATCCTGGAGACATATTATTATAGATTATCGATTACCTAAAGCAATCACAGCAATCATCGTAGGAAGTGGTTTAGGGGTATCGGGACTATTAATGCAAACATTATTCAGAAACCCATTAGCGGGGCCTTTTGTTTTAGGAATTAGTTCTGGAGCAAGTCTTGGTGTTGCTTTACTAATTCTAGGAAGCGCTTTAATCGGTGGTTCTACAGCATTGTTTTTAGTATCCAATTGGGGTCTAGTTATTGCCGCCAGTATGGGCAGTGTTTTAGTCCTTTTTATGGTAATGTTGGTTTCTTCTCGAGTACGAGACACTATGGCAATCCTAATTATTGGTTTAATGTTCGGTAGTATCACTGCCGCTATAGTAAGTGTACTCTCCTACTTTGCTCCTGCAGAACAATTACAACGTTATGTTTTTTGGGGATTTGGAAGTTTAGGAAATTTATCCTGGACCGATTTATTGATATTTTCTGTGATCGCAATAATCGGAATGATACTAGCGATATTTGCTATAAAACCTTTAAATACATTATTGTTAGGAGAAAATTATGCGCGTAGCTTAGGGTTGAATATCAAAAAAAGTCGTTTACTGATTATACTTGCTACCGGTTTGTTAGCAGGAAGTATTACTGCTTTTGCGGGTCCAATTGCTTTTATAGGATTAGCTGTACCTCATTTAACAAGACAATTATTTCACACATCGGATCATAAAACATTAATTCCGGCAGTTATATTATTCGGAAGTATTATCATGTTAGTTTGTGATACCATTTCCCAATTACCTGGCACAGAATATACCTTACCTATTAATGCTATTACTTCATTGATTGGTGCTCCAGTAGTGATTTGGTTATTAGTAAGAAAGCGAAAAATGTTGTTTTAG
- the cobC gene encoding alpha-ribazole phosphatase yields the protein MEIYLVRHTTPNIEKGICYGQSDLGITDTFGSEVIKIHNQIPIKEISKIYCSPLQRCKLLAETFDIPITFDNRLKELDFGDWELKTWNDISPLTLNPWMEDFVNVQVPNGESYVMLQERMLEFYNSLDHSSSEKIIIIAHAGPIRALLSYIRQIALKDSFSIKINYGDVIKI from the coding sequence ATGGAAATATATCTGGTAAGACACACCACTCCTAATATCGAAAAAGGAATTTGTTACGGGCAGAGTGATCTGGGTATAACAGATACTTTTGGATCTGAAGTTATAAAAATCCATAACCAAATTCCAATAAAAGAAATTTCAAAAATATACTGTAGTCCTTTACAACGTTGTAAACTATTAGCAGAAACCTTTGACATCCCAATCACTTTTGACAACAGACTTAAAGAACTTGATTTTGGCGATTGGGAACTAAAAACGTGGAATGATATTTCTCCATTAACGCTAAACCCCTGGATGGAAGACTTTGTAAATGTACAGGTTCCTAACGGCGAATCTTATGTGATGCTACAGGAAAGAATGTTGGAGTTTTATAATTCTCTAGATCATTCTTCTTCAGAAAAAATTATAATTATCGCTCATGCAGGACCAATACGGGCATTGCTTTCTTATATTCGGCAAATAGCGCTCAAAGACTCCTTTAGCATCAAAATAAATTATGGAGATGTCATTAAAATCTAA